A region of the Sarcophilus harrisii chromosome 3, mSarHar1.11, whole genome shotgun sequence genome:
actgctgggaaaattggaaaccagtacagcagaaactaggcattgatccatacctaacatcatatactaagataaggtcgaaatggattcatgattaagaatgatattataagtaaattaggagaacatagaataatttacctctcacatctatggaggaggaagggatttgtgaccaaagaagaactggagatcattattgatcataaaatagataattttaattaaagtttttgtataagcaaaactaatgcaggcaatattagaagggaagcaataaactggaaaacagttttatattcaagggttctgataaaagcttcatttctaaaatatatagagaatggactcaaatttatgagaatcaagtcattctccaggtgataaatgatcaaaggctataaaaagacaattttcaaatgaagaaattgaaaccatttttaatcatatgaaaaggtgttccaaatcactatttatcagagaaattccaattaagataactgtgagataccactacacacctcttaaattgtctaagatgactagaaaagataatgatgaatgttggaggggatgtgggaaaagtggacagtaatacattgttggtggaattgtgaatgaatccaaccattttgaacaggaatttggaactatgcccaaagagttatcaaatcatgcataccctttgatccagcagtgtttctactgagattaTAACCCAgcaagatcttaaaagaaggaaagggacccacatgtgcaaaaatgtttgtggcagctcttattgtagtggcaagaaactgagaactgagtggatacccatcagttggagaatggctgaataagttatggtatatgaaagttatagaatattattgttttgtaagaaatggtcagcaggatgatttcagaggaacCTGAAGAatcttacattaactgatgctaaatgTAAGtccaaaacttttaaaagaagttttaatattcatttaaaattttgaattttattttttctccatatatatatgcaatgtgtttttatattatatatatacacacgtgtgtgtatatcTTTAGAATGATTGTGCATCTCCTATAACCGTTCTGCTAAAGCAGTTCTcctacttttgttttcagtatctgtacactattaaaaatattgagaATCTATGCAAAGAAATTGTTTATGGGAACTACATTTATAGGTGTTTaccatataaaaaaaataaaaaatattttgaatttgtagacttctgaaagagtttcagagaccACCAGGATCCTCTGGATCATTCTTTGAGAAACACTGTCACATAGgagattctttccttttttaatccctGATAAAATCACCACAATGACATGTACAAAGAGGAACATCTGGAAAACTCTTCATCTAGGTTATGCTTTCATCTTCCTTTTGGACTTTGCTCTGCACAGTCCTTCATCCTTATattttttgaagagaaaatattatttttcacattttgccATTATTCCCACAAAAAATTACAGATTGGGGTGAGGAAACATATTGTTTTTGGTCCTACTCTTAGGACCTTTTAATGACTTCCTTGGAAAAAAGAAGTATGTGAGAGCTCTCTGAAACTTATCCCTTAATAAATGAGATTTCTTGTTACTTGGGATCACAAAAGATACATGAGCAAGGTCACATATGTGACCTGGAAATTGCTATATACTATTGATACATACCAGTGTGGAATTTCAAAAGTTTTGAGATATAATTTCTgcataatttaatcattttgttaatagtaccagcattttaatatttgactctctgtctctgtcaattttctgcctgtctttctctctctcaccaaAGATAATCATGGCAATGGGACCACGACTTATATACTCATTGGAAGAAGGGGGTGTTCCCAGAGTGGCAATCAACTGTTATTGGTTAACAGTTAATGAGAGATAGACTTCACAAAGAGAAGGGAGCTTAATCCAATGTAGGACTAAGTATGACATCGTGCCACTCTTGGACAGAGACACTATCCTTGTATCCAAACCATATTCAGACTTGCACAATTTAAACAAAAGGATTATAGATACCCAAACTTGAttgaatggattttattttatactggAGATTTCTTGTAAGATTAGATGTATTTTGGAAAGGGGACAATGTTAGCTGAACCTTCAGAGATTAAGGTCTTGAAAGGaggataaatgaaaaaggaagaaatctatTTCCCTAAATCATTGTTTATTCATAATCATCAAGGTATCTTGGGACCATTTCTTAATCAGCCTGTAATGCAATGGTTCTCAAAAATGTGGTTCAGAAAATtctgggggtctctgaaacccttttaaagggtgtacaaattcaaaattattttttatttctaatatggcaaatatctataaatataacccacataaacaaaaactctttggacagagtctcaataattttaatagtataaagatactgagaacaataGCTTGCAAATCAAGGCTGGAAAGAGCCAGGTATAAAATTGAGACATACTAATTATTTTTCCCAGTCTCATATCATGACCAAGGTGATGTGATCACAAAGGCAAGAACCCCAATCTATTGAGGTTAATCAGAGCCCTAGGTCCCATAAGGCTGTTTCTGCTATTTAAAGTAATCTGTCCCTGAGCAATTTGCTTTgataaaaattgaaaaggttCCAACCTCAAAGAAAGAGACCATTTCTAATCCCTTAACAAGTAAAGATGATAAAGGTCTAACAGCAGTTATCTTTCTAATCGAAATTTTTCTTTAGGGACAAGATAATTTTCCAGTAACTTCTCTACTTTAAAGTCTCACAGATTCTTCATGCAACATTATTTTCTGGACATATAGGTGAGTAGAAATGATAACTCTATTCATTCAAGTCATCATTGTAAGATTGGTTGGCCAATTAAGTGGGGCATCCGAGGTAACTCATaattaaggatttattttttaaactaacaagtagaataggaaaaataagactataatatcattttttccccccacagtCTGTTTCTTTCCAATATGAAATGACATATGATTAGTAGGGACAAAGATCTTAGTGAATTAAGTAGAGCAACGCTAATGTAGAGTGAGAAAACAAGTTTTGAAGTCTAGgtgacctaggttcaaatccctgAAATACTGATTAGAGGACCCTGAGCAGGTCAgttaatctctcagtgcctcaGGCAACACTTATAAATTCTAAGGTTCAGAACAATTGCAGATTTTCATTAGTGGACACATTATTGATCTTGTTTTACCCCAAGTAATGGATTTACTTCCAAGACAAATCACATGATTGTCATGGAGATTTTCATATGGGAGGAACTTAAAAGATTTAACACTATAAATTACATTAGAGATAGAAATCCCAGGTACAATCCaatatttctaaatgaaaaatgTCTAGCACATTACTTCAAAAAGAAGTGAAATCCTGACTTCTTATTGTAAACTTTATGGATGTGACATGCATTAAACTAAATCACTTGAAAATCAGATTACATAGAGATGGACTAAAAGGAATCTAGGAAGCCATCATCTAACtcctatattttacaaatgaggaaactgaggaatgtcAGGCAGGAGACAAAACTCATCATAGTATAAGAGTAGTAGTTTACTTAGTCAATATCAATCACTCCAATCACACCAACTAGTCTTGCTAAAAAAAATGGGGGATTGATTGATTGGGTCAATCCTCCCACCTATAAAACACAATGAAAGATTGAGacctagaagggatcttagagtcCATCTTCTTCatgttgcagatgaggaaattgagacccagagaggcaaTGTGAGCTAACAAATGCAATAAATATAAGAAGTGAGATGTGACCCAAATCCTTTGGCTTTAAACCTAGAACACTCCTCATTTCACCATGTTTCCCATGACATTGAAGAAAGTGTTTATAAAATGCCTATCATCAACAAAGGGCTTTGTAATATTAAGTTGtgtaataataacaaacattatttacattttattgattttttttgtttttaacattattttcatcTCCAAAAATCAGTCCTTTTTCTGTCTCCTCCCAAGAGAATCATTTcttgaaacaaagaatgaaaaagggagGAAGTAGACAGTGGAAAGTATGGAAAGAAACAGTTCAGAAAAATAAGCCAAATAATCAATGGATTCTAGCAATGTAGTTGGTATCCCACATCCATAGATCTCACTTCTGCCAAGAAGAGAAGAAggtgaattttcttctttttttcttgtctcaaGCTTGATTCTTTTTGTTCTACAGTACAACTATTTGATTTTacaatttacattgttgtaatgaATCATTATACATGCTGTTTTCTAGATTTTTAGAAGCTAAAATTGACTTTTGGAGGCAACTGTGAAATTTTCGGTGTGAGCATTTTCACCTCAGAAAGGAGAAACTACTACAAATCAAAGCTTGGTTTATGGTTTTGTAATACATATTGATGGactgacttttaattttaaaagggttGGAGAAAATTCTAATAATGCaacttttcagaataataataaactttcaaATTTGATAGGAGTACATTTTCCCCCAGAGAGACAGTATTTACTAcctgttttcttggctctgcttgcATCATTTTGCATCTTTTTATGTAAGTATTCCCATCTTTCACATTCACCATTTAAATGGCATTTAATAATCCCATTCATTCTTGCACCAACATTTAGTCAAGCATTTCCACCATTAATAGGCATCTATTTTGACTTTACTTCtttgttacaataaaaaaaaatgttgctatcaGTATTTTCTTTGAGATCCATGTCTACAAGAGGGACCACTGGCTCAGAGGAGACAGacatttcaaatcattttaatgtctttttcctttcagGTGACTTGGGTTATACAGAGAGTATGACATTTTGGTGAAACAAAAATCAATAGCAACTGTGAGTTGGCATCTTGGTTCATTAATCCATGCTATTTTCCATCCTGGCAAGATCACCTGTCCATTACTGAGGACTCAAGTTTTGCAAAGAGATTAATTAACTCGAGAatttacaaaaggaaagaaatcaggaTGGTAAAGGACTCTGAATTCATATCATAAGATCAGTTGAAGGACCCAGGGCTATGTAGCCTGAAGAAATATGAGGTAAGGAGATGCTATGCTCGTCTTTGAAAGCTTGGCATTTGGAAGAAAGATTTGGTTTATTTTGACTCTTATAGGAACAAAAAACTTTCTAAAGATTAGAACTACTCTAAAATAGAATGGGTTGCCTCGGGAAGTACAAGGTTTCCTCAGTAGTTGTTCAAATAGTCACTTGActattgaatatattatatatattgaatatatcaCTTGACTGGCTTGTATTGGATATcttgtgttctttccatttgttaaatgctATGGTTTCTGGAAGTACTGGGCCAGGAATAAGAAAGATGAGTGCAAATTCTTCCTCCTACACTTTTAGCTATGTCATTAGGGGTAAGGGATTTAACTGCTCTGGTTCTCACTTGTCCTCATCTCTATAATATCTTTCATGGTCCATTTTCCTGTGTTGCTCCTGGTAGGTTAAAGGATAAAACGAGATTCTGTAGGAAATGGCCTGCCCACAAATCCCAGGACAGTGGCCCAGCCTTCAGTGATATGGCCAGTCATGAAGGCTGGTGTGATTGCTCACAGTGCTTTCACATTCTGGGAATAATCAATTCTAATTCTTCCTGTAAGATGGAAGATGAGTGGGTCACACTATATCCCTATGCCCTCTAGATCAATAGGCCCTGCTGGGTGACCTGCTGTTAAATCCTGGGGACTCCTGTGTATTGCCATTGGCTTCACTgtggcatttttaaaattttcaaagcttTCCTCCTGGACTGCAGTGAAATTCTTTGTTCTCTATGTGATGTCTTCCAATTATGCTAGAAGGACTTAGCTCCTTGAGGCCAGCAATTTTCTTGGTGTTTTCTACTTATATTCTTGATATTTAGTAGTGCTTGGAACATAATAAAAACTTCAGGCAATTCATGACAGCttggcctgaaatcaggaatatcTTCATTAAATTATgtctttagacacttattagctttgggACACTGGACATGTCacattctgtttgcttcagtgtAGTCAAATGTAAAATAGCAACACTATCTCCAAATTTGAAGACTAATtataaggaataaataaaatagtatttgtaatTGAAAGAaggatgaaggagagagagagagagagactgacttcATACAATGGTATAATGCCCTGGCACATACCAGAtgcaatataaatgcttattcctttcacTTAGTACCTCCCATTTAATgtgctttttacattttaaagtgctatttaaatgtttgtgttgccacaaaaaatattttgagttcatGGTAGCCAATCTCTGGACaccttccagttttttttcctagccTTTCCTATACATTTTTGGGCTGCATTACAGCTGCACACAATACTTTGGAGAAGGTCTCCTATCATGACTGAAATTCTCCTTTCTCTGGACAATCACTATCTCTCTATTTGTGCATCTTAATATTCTGTACAAATGACCTCTCTGCTCTGATTTACCACATGCCTGATATTCCATTctccgtttttttttttcagtcaaaaatttgatttccaagatatttttaaatattatttgcaGGGTTTCCTCATGTTCTGCACCACTCTTTTTTGCAAAGAGCAGCCCATCTGTGATTGGAGGAATGAGACACAGTCATTCAAACTCTGCCTGTTGGTGAGCAGTATACATCTTCAACTAAGGGTTGATTCAGAGGATGATTAACTCCTGCATCCAAGCAGAAgctcaaaagaatggaaaaagtcaTGAAAAATGATCTAGGATCAGtattataaatttcaaaagaaagccTATGATTTCCATAGCTCACAGAGCCAAGCTTCAATGTTTTCCTAATCCCCtgccattttttcttctgtatccTAGGAGGATAATTATGGCCAATCACATGATCATCAAGGACTTCCTTCTTATGAGCTTCTCTGATATCTGGGAGCTGCAGATCTTACACGCtgtgcttttctttttgatttatatGACAGCCCTAATGGGGAATCTTCTCATTATACTTGTCACTACCATGGACCACCACCTTCACACTCCCATGTACTTCTTCCTGAGACATTTGTCTTTCCTAGACCTCTGCTACATCTCTGTCACAGTGCCCAAATCCATCCTTATCTCTCTGACTCACAGCAATTCCATCTCTATTCCTGAATGTGCTACCCAgatttattgtattgtattgtttgCGTGTGCTGAGCTGGCTCTGCTGACAGTGATGTCCTATGATCGATATGCAGCCATTTGCTGCCCTCTGCACTATGAGATTCTCATGAACAGAGGAGCTTGTATGCAGATGGCAGCTGCTTCTTGGGTCAGTGGGAGTCTCTCAGGCATGATGCACACAATTGGCACTTTCTCTGCACCCTTCTGTAAAGCCACTGGGCTTGGCCAGTTTTTCTGTGAGATCCCTCATTTGCTCAAACTCTCCTGTTCACAGCCAAATTTTGCTGAAATTGGAACCACACTAATAACTACAATTTTGGGACTTGGCTGTTTTTTCTATATTGTTGTCTCTTACGTTTACATCTTCTCCACTGTTCTAAGGATGCCATCCACAGAGGGCAGATCCAAAGCATTCTTCACCTGCCTGCCCCACCTCATTGTGACCACTGTATTTTTTGCAACTGCTTTTGTTGCTTACATAAAACCTGCCTCTGACACCCCTTCTGTGCTTGACCTGTTGGTGTCTGTGTTCTATGTTGTAGTCCCCCCCACCCTAAACCCTGTCATCTACAGTTTGAGGAACAAGGATATGAAGGTAGCTCTGGCAAAGCTGATGAGTCAGGATCTTCTTTGTTTATAGTAAATATCTTCATTAcaaaggtctttttcttttttaatctcataTTCCAAGTTGTTATagtgagaagcaaatgagataatatttggaaaaatgcttAGCAATACCATTCAGCTATTTATTCTTCAAGATATATGTTGCATTTTCTAGTTGAACTCTAGCAAGGtagcaaacattcattaaatatttactatatacaaggtactgggctaagcactgagaatacaaaaacatACTATCTGCTGTCATGAAGCTTGCTTTCCAGTAGGAGAAGGCAACACATAAACAGGAATGAAAAAGTTGGATGGGTCTGGAAGGTATTCTTTTGGAGGCATGGTCTCACATTTTGGAAAGTCAGTGATTCTGAACACTTTTTAATATGCCAtaagtagctttgatttcttcctctggaaaCTTTCTATTtttggatcatttatcaattggagaatggctctcaTTTCCATAAGTTTGACTCATTGCTTTGTGTATTTACAagatgaggcttttatcagagaaactgaattcaaaaattatattcacaattatgattgctAACTTCATTTACCTTCATcgtatttcccccatttatattattttctttctctccttttatcctgtccTTCCCCAAAAGTGTTTTGTCCCcaatcttccctcccttctatgAGCACATCCCCACTTCTCgtattccttttccctcctacttttctgtgGGATAAGACAGAGTTCTACATCcaatagattttatatattattcagtctttgaatcaattctgatgagggCAAGATTCaagtaataacaaaaattatgtgactatatcaataaattcagaaaaaatcttatcaaatacaacactcatttctaataaaaacactaggcACATatggaacttttcttaaaatgataaataataactatataaaaccaagagcaagcattatctgttATGGGGACAAAAGACTCCTTTCCAATGAAAGCAGGAGTAAAATATGGAAATTCATTATTAcaagtattatttaatattgtattagaaatgccaaTTATaccaaggaaacaagaaaaaaaatcaaagggagaaagatagaaaatgaagaaacagaaatcgctccttacagatgatatgatgatatacttagagaattctagagaatcattTAAAAGACCAgttaaaacaattaacaattaacaGCAAAGTTCCAAGATGTAAAATAAAACTACATAAATCATCAaaatttctgtatattaccaacGAAACCCAGAAGGAAGAGATCAAAGGAGGGTTTCCATGTAAAAGAACTTCAGACAATACAAAACTCTTGGGATTTCTCTGGCCAAGACCTACCCTGAAATggatatatgaacaaaattacaaaatgcttttcacacaaataaagaagtCTAACTAATGGAGAAATATTCTTAATGTGGTGTACGCCaagacagaataataaaaatgacaattctacccaagttaatttacttattcattgcTGTATCAATGAAActacaatataattattttacagaacaaCTAAAAAAATGGTAACAATAACAAAGTTCCCTAGAAGAATGACCAGTTAAAATATGAatggaatcaatgaaaaatgcaaatcagTGTGTCCCAGGAGTTCCAGATTTTAAAACATTGCAAAGTGGCGATCTTTAAAACAATCTGGTATTGGCTATGAAACTCAATGGTAAATCAGTGGACTATATTAGGCATACAATACACAGTAGCAAATGATTAAAGTAGTGTTTGATTGTTCTCCAGAAGaccttcccccaaaaaactatACCAACATAAAACAGCAACAATCCACTCTTCACATTTTTGATCCCATGACCATAAATATCTTATAAATTTTTAAGCAATAACCACAACAGCAATTATTACTCTTTAACAccttaaacaatttttaaaatataatcttttttgtttgtttttttgctgaggcaattggggttaaatgacttgccgaggtcacacagataggaagtgttaagagtctcataccagatttgaactcagatcctcctgacgtcagagctagtgctctatccactgtaccactagatgtccttaaaaatataatcttaatttttctctcacaacaacTCAGGGATttaggagttattattattattatgccaatTTTATGACTGAGAAGACTGAGACAGACAacaataaagtgacttgctcaggatcacatatctagcaagtgtctgaggccttaTTTATACATAGGAATTCCTCATTCTACGGCTAGTGCCCTAATCACTCTAACTGGTTACAGCTGCCTTACAGGTCCTGTTTAATATTCAGGTGAAGTAAATTATTATCTAAGGGAAGTACTATGAATGGCAGGTATTAGGAAAGATCCATGAAGTGTAATGACCCTTTATCCTGCCTTTTTTATATTAGAAACATCTACAATTTGATGAATAGATTATTACTTTTATTcccaatgaagatgaaaattaTCTAGTCCAGATTATGGGTTAATCTGACTTTACCAATGcctttttctaaatttatgtATCATTTGAgccatggaaaaatagaccaaaacttAAAATTctgatcttaaagaatgagtgcagaaggaacaaatcatagacacaattgataacttcatccaagagaatgacaataatgagacaacatactaaaatttatggaatgcagccaaagcagttcttagggaaagttttatatctctagattttttacttgcataaaatagagaaagagaagatcaatgaattgaggaTGCAagtaaaaaagctggaaaaagaacaaataacccCCTCCGcaagtaaataccaaattagaaattctgaaaataaaaggggagattaaaaaaattaaagtaaaataataaactaaaacaaaactaagagttttttatgaaaaaatcaacaaaaatagacaaaactttagttaattttatcagaaaaaaaggaagaaagaaaatcaaattgttcatatcaaaaaagaaaagaataaactttccatcaatgaagaggaaattggagcacaaatagaaac
Encoded here:
- the LOC100928372 gene encoding olfactory receptor 14A16-like; translated protein: MISIAHRAKLQCFPNPLPFFLLYPRRIIMANHMIIKDFLLMSFSDIWELQILHAVLFFLIYMTALMGNLLIILVTTMDHHLHTPMYFFLRHLSFLDLCYISVTVPKSILISLTHSNSISIPECATQIYCIVLFACAELALLTVMSYDRYAAICCPLHYEILMNRGACMQMAAASWVSGSLSGMMHTIGTFSAPFCKATGLGQFFCEIPHLLKLSCSQPNFAEIGTTLITTILGLGCFFYIVVSYVYIFSTVLRMPSTEGRSKAFFTCLPHLIVTTVFFATAFVAYIKPASDTPSVLDLLVSVFYVVVPPTLNPVIYSLRNKDMKVALAKLMSQDLLCL